Genomic window (Dehalococcoidales bacterium):
CCTGACTTCGCCATTCACCCCGGCAACCGGGGTGATGAAGTCATCAGGACACTACTGTCTTTTGTGCCTGATGTGTTGTTCCTTGAAGGCAGCGTGGCCTACATAGTCAATCCCCGGTCTACGGACAGCTCGGTCTACTCCTACGGGCAGGACCACGCCGTATTCGAGGGTAGCTATCGTACGGGAGCCTGGGCCCTCAACCGGGTCCAGGTGGAGGGCTACGACCCGGTGGGCGACGGGGCAATAATCGTCGATTCCTTTGAGTGGGACCAGATTAAGCGATTTCATGACAGGCTGGTTCAGGTGGAGGACAGGAACCTGGACACGGTGGCGCGGGCGGAAGATAGGGGGGGAGCCCACCTGAGGGAGGCGGAGATGGAATCTGTCGGCGGCACGATTCGAGTGCCGGTAAACTGCGGCCAGCAGCCGTACGATGTTGTTGACATAACAGACACGAGGGCCGGACTGATCTCCGTGAAACGAAGGGTGGTAGCGATAGCGCTGGTCTACCGGCCGCAACGAGGGGAGTACGAACAGCGGTTGTTGCTGGGAGCAGTGTAATGAGGGTGTCGGGAGGGGAGTGCCCCATGATTCCGGAAATTCAGGTGGTCTTCCCGTCTCTGCCGGTCTGTGTCGATGTCGTCGACTATCTGAAGGAGGTCGGAAAGGAGAAATGAGTTTGAGAAAAGCAATACTGAGAAATTTCGATTCCGGGGGCTACACTGCCACCGTCCAGCTTGCCGGCAGTCACAAGATATACCTGGAGGGCGTTCCTGTGGCACGCAATATACCGGCGGTGGAGATGGCCCTGGGCAGAAAGGTTGCCGTGGTATTCTTCGATACCCACAATGCTAAGGAAGCGGTGGTGGTAGCCGTCTACACCTAGCCGGAGCGGAAACATGCCCTGTTGGGAAAGCCTTACCCTTTTAAAGCCCAGTAAACCATCAGGCGGGGCGGTAAACTCTTGTTTATGCGGGGTAAGCTTCACCATCAGCTAGTCAAGTGAAGACCGAAGGGTAGAAAAATACAGGCAAGGGAGACTCTAATGTAATAGGGGTTCCTTTGCCTTTTTTTATGCCCATTTTTAGAGGATAGTCCGGGGATGACCCGATCTATCCTCTTTTTTGTTTTCCCCAGTCGTTTGGAAGGTGGAAACAGTTAATGTAGAAATAATCTCCTAAAAACTGACCTGTTAAAAGTCTGCCCCGTCCCTTGCGTCCTTTTTACGTTTTTCTTCCCTGAGTTCGTTGAGGCGAGCAATAATGGGACTATCCAGTTTTGGTTTGGAAATTGATTAAGCCGAACTCCAGAGTTACGACTAAAGTCCCCACGGACTGTCTAAACTCGATAGACATCCCCTCTCGACATCACCCGATAAATTATGACTACCTTTGCCCCATCATCGACCTGGAAAAGGATTCGGTAGTCCCCCACACGAACCTTGTAACCGTCTCTGGCGGTTAGCTTTTTGGCACCGGGCGGCCGGGGATTCTCAGCCAGGTGAGCGATAGCCCTGTTTATCCTCTCCTGGGTTTGCGCTGGTAGCTGGCGTATCTGCCGGTGGGCGGTGTGGCTAATTTCCAGTCGATACACCGCTCTTCAACTCTTTCGACTTCGTCAGGTGCTCCTCAAAGGGCATTGTCGGCTCTTGGTTCATCTTGGCCTGGAGCAGCTTGGCAGTGTCAGAGAGGTCTTCCAGGCGCTCTATCATATCGTTATACTGGTTGATCCCGACGAGAACTGCCTTTACCCGGCTGCCGGAGACTATAAGGTATGGCTCCCCGCCGCCGGAGACTTCATCCACTAGCTGGGTGAGTTTCGGCCTGGCCTCGGCCATTCCAATTGATTTTATCCTACTCATACCGACCTCCTTAATGTCTATATTAACACTGGTGTTAAAGTGTGTCAATGAGGAGGTCAAGCTTTCCCCTTTTTAAATGCCCCATTTACGTTCT
Coding sequences:
- a CDS encoding type II toxin-antitoxin system RelE/ParE family toxin, encoding MYRLEISHTAHRQIRQLPAQTQERINRAIAHLAENPRPPGAKKLTARDGYKVRVGDYRILFQVDDGAKVVIIYRVMSRGDVYRV
- a CDS encoding type II toxin-antitoxin system Phd/YefM family antitoxin, producing MSRIKSIGMAEARPKLTQLVDEVSGGGEPYLIVSGSRVKAVLVGINQYNDMIERLEDLSDTAKLLQAKMNQEPTMPFEEHLTKSKELKSGVSTGN